GTGAATGTCGGTTGCGACCGACTTCTACACCGCGCATCTTTGACCTGCGTGTGGCGTCTGGAATTTGGATCGAACCGATTGTCTCGCCATCTCCCGTGAGCGTGATGGTTCCTGTGCCATCGTCGGCGGGTTCGAACGCAGCACCCACGGTAATACGACCATTGGGAAGCGTCGTTGTGGAACGACCTGAGATTGTTTGCCCCAGCGCGTTATACACAAAGCACAGTGTGCCATTCTGTATGAATAAAGAAAATCCATCGAGGGATTTGCCCTGGGCATAGATGACGCCTTCGGTTTCTGGCAGGATCTCAACTTCGGCAGTTAATGACCAGTTTCCCTGTTCCAGTGCGGGCGATTGTTTTGATGCAATGCGAGCCATTGGCGGAACAAAATGATACGTCAGCGAATCGGGTTCCGCAGTGGTGGGGCGCGGTGGCAGCCCAGAGCGCAAAGGCAAGACGCCATAGCGTCCGGCTTCTACCCACCATCTTTCAATCAGCTTTTTCAGTTGATCTGGCTCGGCCTTTGCGAGGTTATTGGATTGCGAGAAATCTTCATCGAGATAATACAATTCCCATTCGTCATCATTGTAATCGTCGTCTGAGTCGTGTCTGGTAACGGCCATCCAGCCGTCGAGCCAGAGCGCACGGTTGCCCATCATTTCAAAATACTGAACAGGTTTTTGCGTAGGGCAATCTCTGTCGTCAAAAGTGTAGGCCATGCTCGTTCCCGTAATAGGCATCTGATCGTATCCACGGTAGCACGACCGAGGTTGTAAATTGAGTACTTCAAGTATTGTCGGTGTGAGATCTGAAACGAAGTGGAACTGTCCCCTTACACCGCCAGCATCTTTTATAGCTGGAGGATAGTGAATGATCATCGGCACGCGTACACCGCCCGCATGTGTATCCTGCTTGTACCATGGCAAGGGTGTGTTGCCCACCTGAGCCCAGCCCCAGGGGATATCGGTGTAGCTGTGCGGGCTCCCGATGTCATCCAGTTTTTCTTGGATGGCATCGAAATCTTCTTCTGGTAAAGCGCGCCCGGTTTTCTCGCCTACGGTCTGCCCATTGTTTGCGGCATTGCGCAGG
Above is a window of Gemmatimonadota bacterium DNA encoding:
- a CDS encoding sulfatase-like hydrolase/transferase encodes the protein LRNAANNGQTVGEKTGRALPEEDFDAIQEKLDDIGSPHSYTDIPWGWAQVGNTPLPWYKQDTHAGGVRVPMIIHYPPAIKDAGGVRGQFHFVSDLTPTILEVLNLQPRSCYRGYDQMPITGTSMAYTFDDRDCPTQKPVQYFEMMGNRALWLDGWMAVTRHDSDDDYNDDEWELYYLDEDFSQSNNLAKAEPDQLKKLIERWWVEAGRYGVLPLRSGLPPRPTTAEPDSLTYHFVPPMARIASKQSPALEQGNWSLTAEVEILPETEGVIYAQGKSLDGFSLFIQNGTLCFVYNALGQTISGRSTTTLPNGRITVGAAFEPADDGTGTITLTGDGETIGSIQIPDATRRSKMRGVEVGRNRHSPIAGVSPFEFTGVIHFVDICVELR